The Lewinellaceae bacterium genome includes a region encoding these proteins:
- a CDS encoding T9SS type A sorting domain-containing protein, with protein MIPLKFFFFAALAAVFYTTELQATTYYVCDCAAGADPNCIVGNDANNGTSSSTPWQTTTKVSAVFNSLQAGDHVLFAKGGAWFDASLAQVYNYNASASNPIVFDSYAPSWGGTAKPILTESRTGTNLFNFVDGGNADHDEGYIVRNLDLRGGGSGQWAVFAYNDADYITLENLDISGFGIGVHCAGANALNAGADGQNQHMKLLNSTITDCYAQGFLGGGDYLQIEDCYFENNGFAAAIYNHNIYVSKGDKVIIRHNELYKSAVINGQADGVSMVVHGLHDSLLIEGNYVHEDPGMVGGNAWGIAVDPGGYGVPEGATGLIIRGNLLVNTFNTGIAITSCPHAFIENNVIIQENAGDFNAILGPDRMRDNDDLPMTNVTIRNNSIYLRNANVNTRAISLGDEGAGHVVVSNVVSTDGGNGFNMNLANSNYLSVDYNMMQLLNSAYWGGGQTLSAWSASRGFDLHSIAGDPLFTAPGSPGYDLMPLGPSPVIDAGHPTMSSAIDYTGMLRLGIADIGAFESLGTLPITLVFFEGRQSEENVLLNWVTASEHNNLGFEIEESQNREHFQKIGKIQGNGTAFEQNHYTFNVKNPAIGINYYRLKQIDFEGQFDYSPVISVHFKERNGNIGAFYPNPSHSGVVTLAYTPQNEDEISVSVFDMTGKLVFSQVQFMANGENHFNFSALKKGFYLVKLGFEKSNIYRKLIIE; from the coding sequence ATGATCCCTCTTAAATTCTTTTTCTTTGCTGCCCTGGCTGCCGTATTTTATACAACCGAGCTACAGGCGACCACTTATTATGTTTGTGACTGTGCCGCTGGCGCTGATCCGAATTGTATCGTTGGAAATGATGCCAATAATGGCACCAGCAGCAGCACGCCCTGGCAAACCACCACAAAAGTGAGTGCTGTTTTTAATTCGTTGCAGGCCGGAGACCATGTTTTATTTGCAAAAGGGGGCGCCTGGTTTGACGCCTCGCTTGCCCAGGTTTATAATTACAATGCTTCCGCTTCCAACCCAATTGTATTTGACAGTTATGCCCCTTCGTGGGGAGGGACGGCTAAACCGATCCTTACAGAATCCAGAACGGGGACCAACCTTTTCAATTTTGTCGACGGGGGAAATGCGGATCACGACGAAGGTTATATTGTCCGGAATCTGGACTTGAGAGGCGGAGGTAGCGGGCAGTGGGCAGTATTTGCCTATAACGATGCCGACTATATTACGCTGGAGAATCTGGATATTTCCGGTTTTGGCATTGGTGTGCATTGTGCCGGCGCGAATGCACTTAATGCCGGAGCTGATGGCCAAAATCAGCATATGAAATTGTTGAATTCTACTATTACCGATTGTTATGCCCAGGGGTTTCTGGGAGGTGGTGACTATCTGCAAATTGAAGATTGTTATTTTGAAAACAACGGGTTTGCTGCGGCTATTTACAATCACAACATTTATGTAAGCAAGGGCGACAAAGTAATTATTCGACACAATGAACTTTACAAGTCCGCGGTGATCAATGGCCAGGCAGATGGCGTTTCGATGGTGGTGCATGGCTTGCATGACAGTCTTTTGATAGAAGGGAATTACGTTCATGAAGACCCAGGAATGGTCGGCGGAAATGCATGGGGCATTGCGGTGGACCCCGGGGGATATGGTGTTCCGGAAGGGGCCACAGGACTAATCATCAGGGGGAATTTACTCGTAAACACCTTCAACACAGGTATCGCAATAACTTCCTGCCCGCATGCCTTTATCGAAAACAATGTGATCATCCAGGAAAATGCCGGTGACTTTAATGCCATTTTAGGGCCCGATCGTATGAGAGATAATGATGATCTGCCGATGACCAACGTAACCATTCGCAACAATTCCATCTACTTGCGTAACGCCAACGTTAATACAAGGGCTATCTCACTCGGAGATGAAGGGGCCGGCCACGTTGTGGTGAGTAATGTGGTTTCAACTGATGGTGGAAATGGGTTTAACATGAACCTTGCCAACAGCAACTACCTGAGTGTTGATTACAATATGATGCAACTTTTAAACAGTGCCTACTGGGGCGGAGGGCAAACGTTGAGTGCCTGGTCTGCGTCAAGAGGATTTGATCTTCACTCGATCGCCGGCGACCCATTATTTACTGCTCCGGGATCTCCCGGTTATGATCTTATGCCTTTGGGACCATCCCCTGTCATCGACGCCGGCCATCCGACCATGAGCTCGGCTATTGATTATACAGGTATGCTGCGTTTGGGCATTGCCGATATCGGGGCCTTTGAAAGTTTAGGGACGCTCCCGATAACATTAGTCTTTTTTGAAGGAAGACAGTCAGAAGAGAACGTCTTATTAAACTGGGTCACCGCATCAGAACACAATAATCTCGGATTTGAAATTGAGGAAAGTCAAAACAGGGAGCATTTTCAAAAGATTGGAAAAATACAAGGCAATGGAACGGCTTTCGAGCAAAACCATTACACCTTCAACGTTAAAAATCCTGCAATAGGCATTAATTACTACCGTTTGAAGCAAATAGATTTTGAAGGTCAATTTGACTATAGCCCGGTGATAAGTGTTCATTTTAAAGAAAGAAATGGAAATATTGGAGCGTTTTATCCCAACCCAAGCCATTCAGGGGTAGTAACGCTGGCATACACTCCCCAAAATGAGGATGAAATCTCCGTTTCTGTTTTTGATATGACCGGAAAGTTAGTTTTCAGTCAGGTACAATTTATGGCTAACGGCGAGAACCATTTCAATTTTTCGGCCTTAAAAAAAGGGTTTTACCTGGTTAAATTGGGTTTTGAAAAAAGTAATATCTACCGAAAGCTAATCATCGAATAA
- a CDS encoding ATPase, with protein MNFNLKLFFRITFLISLTGLIAIISDFGFSQSAMYQRLLDIFFFIVLGIGLISTLIRYIKKAGSFNRKVIVFDFLSVSFTLWVFYMYLFVGVPFETDLLLENPIWIQIAVVFSFIREFSEVRINFNRTVLNPAQLFILSFFAIIFIGSCLLILPKATYDDISYLDALFTSTSAVCVTGLIVVDTGTHFTLFGQTIIMLLIQVGGLGILTFTSYSSYFFKGVTTYENQLALSDMTNSKKLGEVFSTLKFIILITFGIELFAGILIYTSIDSSNFGSQSEKLFFSAFHSISAFCNAGFSTLTNSLYETGFKFNYYLQLIIILTFVLGGLGFPIVVNILKYLKYKIVTLFSFKQTKYKPWVLNLNSRITLFTTLSISLVAFIAFYFLEYNNTLAEHNGFGKVVTALFGATTPRTAGFNTIDTAAMTFPTLMMVFLLMWIGASPQSTGGGIKTSTFAIATLNILSLAKGKSRIEIFRREIDDISVRKAFAVISLSLVVIGFAIILITMFDPKKPLLDIAFECFSAYSTVGLSLGITGDLSSASKVVIIVVMFVGRISTLSLVIAVFRKVKQINYSYPKEEITIN; from the coding sequence ATGAATTTTAACTTAAAACTATTTTTTAGAATTACATTTTTGATTAGCCTAACAGGGCTCATTGCTATAATTTCAGACTTCGGATTTTCGCAATCTGCCATGTATCAACGACTGTTAGATATTTTTTTCTTTATCGTTCTTGGAATTGGCCTTATTTCAACTTTAATCCGGTATATAAAAAAGGCCGGTTCATTCAACAGGAAAGTAATTGTTTTTGACTTCCTTTCTGTTTCCTTTACCTTATGGGTATTTTATATGTATCTGTTTGTTGGTGTTCCCTTTGAAACTGACTTACTTCTTGAAAATCCCATTTGGATTCAAATAGCCGTGGTTTTCAGTTTCATACGTGAGTTTTCTGAAGTTCGAATAAACTTCAATAGAACCGTTTTAAATCCGGCACAACTCTTCATCCTAAGTTTTTTCGCCATCATTTTTATTGGCTCCTGTTTATTGATTTTGCCCAAAGCCACTTATGACGACATTTCCTATTTAGATGCCTTATTCACTTCCACAAGTGCTGTTTGTGTAACGGGATTAATCGTTGTTGACACGGGTACACATTTTACCTTGTTTGGTCAAACAATCATAATGTTATTAATTCAGGTGGGTGGCTTGGGCATATTAACTTTTACGAGTTATTCCAGTTACTTTTTTAAAGGGGTAACGACTTATGAAAATCAACTAGCATTAAGCGATATGACGAATTCCAAGAAATTGGGAGAGGTCTTTTCAACTTTAAAATTCATCATACTCATCACATTTGGCATAGAACTATTTGCTGGAATTTTAATTTACACAAGTATAGATTCGAGCAACTTTGGTAGTCAATCAGAAAAACTTTTTTTCTCGGCTTTTCATTCCATTTCCGCATTTTGCAACGCCGGATTTTCGACATTAACCAATAGTTTGTACGAGACAGGGTTTAAATTTAATTATTACCTCCAATTGATTATTATTCTCACGTTCGTACTTGGTGGATTGGGCTTTCCAATAGTGGTGAACATTCTTAAATACCTTAAATATAAAATTGTTACTTTGTTTTCTTTCAAACAAACCAAATATAAACCTTGGGTACTGAACCTAAACAGCCGAATTACTTTGTTTACTACTCTTTCCATTTCATTGGTGGCTTTTATTGCATTCTATTTTCTTGAATACAACAACACTTTAGCCGAGCACAACGGATTTGGGAAAGTAGTTACAGCGCTATTTGGAGCTACAACACCTAGAACAGCAGGCTTTAATACCATAGACACAGCTGCAATGACATTCCCGACACTGATGATGGTTTTTCTTTTGATGTGGATTGGAGCATCGCCCCAATCTACAGGTGGTGGTATTAAAACGAGTACTTTTGCCATTGCAACACTCAATATTTTGAGTTTGGCAAAAGGAAAGTCCAGGATAGAAATTTTTAGAAGAGAAATAGATGATATTTCGGTCCGAAAAGCATTTGCCGTAATATCCTTATCGTTGGTGGTAATTGGTTTTGCCATAATACTCATCACCATGTTTGACCCCAAAAAGCCACTATTAGACATCGCATTTGAGTGTTTTTCAGCATACAGTACCGTTGGGTTGAGTTTAGGAATTACAGGCGACCTGAGTAGTGCCAGTAAGGTGGTCATTATAGTGGTAATGTTTGTAGGTCGTATCAGTACGTTGTCATTGGTCATTGCTGTTTTTAGAAAAGTGAAACAAATAAACTACAGTTACCCAAAAGAAGAAATCACAATAAATTAA
- a CDS encoding TrkA family potassium uptake protein — MKYIIIGLGNFGASLAQKLTEQGNEVIGIDTNMSKVDTYKEKITHTICMDATDELTVSGLPLKDTDVVLVAIGEDQGANIMTTALLKNFEVTRLISRAINPLHEKVLRAIGVDEIVHPEEETAERWAKKLCLNNVVDSFELNQDYSIFEAKVPADYVGKTVQGVKFRSEFNLLVLTIIKKVEVKSILGKTKIESQIQGVAAAEDILEPNDVLVLYGSNKDLQIFLKQKLR; from the coding sequence ATGAAATACATAATAATAGGACTTGGAAACTTTGGGGCATCACTAGCCCAAAAACTAACCGAGCAAGGGAATGAAGTGATTGGAATTGATACAAATATGTCAAAAGTAGATACGTATAAGGAAAAAATCACACATACTATTTGTATGGATGCCACAGATGAGTTAACCGTTTCAGGGCTTCCATTGAAAGATACAGATGTAGTGCTTGTTGCCATTGGAGAAGACCAGGGAGCAAATATTATGACAACAGCACTTTTGAAAAATTTTGAAGTAACACGTTTAATAAGCCGTGCCATAAATCCATTGCACGAAAAAGTATTGCGGGCTATTGGAGTAGATGAAATTGTACACCCCGAAGAAGAAACAGCCGAACGCTGGGCCAAAAAATTATGCTTGAATAATGTAGTAGATTCTTTTGAATTAAATCAGGATTACAGCATTTTCGAAGCAAAAGTTCCTGCTGATTATGTTGGCAAAACAGTTCAGGGAGTAAAATTTCGAAGTGAATTTAATTTATTGGTGCTGACCATTATCAAAAAGGTAGAAGTAAAAAGTATTTTAGGAAAAACCAAAATCGAATCACAAATTCAAGGCGTAGCTGCAGCAGAGGACATCCTCGAACCAAACGACGTTTTAGTGCTGTACGGTTCAAACAAAGATTTACAAATCTTCCTAAAACAAAAATTGAGATAA
- a CDS encoding YdeI/OmpD-associated family protein, with protein sequence MNPKVDWFFDKASKWQEEYGALRSLVLDCMLIEELKWGCPCYTFQKKNIVLIHGFKEYCALLFVKGALLNDAKGILIQQTENVQAARQVRFTNVKEIAEMEPLLKTYIYEAIEVEKAGLKVNLKKHTALIFPEEFQQKLDESPALKAAFEALTPGRQRAYNLYFTAAKQSKTRAARVEKYTQHILNGKGLNDV encoded by the coding sequence ATGAATCCTAAAGTTGATTGGTTTTTTGACAAAGCCTCAAAGTGGCAGGAAGAATATGGAGCCTTGAGAAGCCTCGTTCTGGACTGTATGCTGATTGAAGAATTGAAGTGGGGCTGCCCCTGTTACACCTTTCAGAAAAAAAACATCGTTCTGATTCATGGATTTAAAGAATATTGTGCTCTTTTGTTTGTCAAAGGAGCCTTGTTAAATGATGCCAAAGGTATTCTTATCCAGCAAACGGAGAATGTACAGGCGGCCCGCCAGGTCCGGTTCACCAATGTTAAGGAAATAGCGGAGATGGAACCTCTCTTGAAAACCTATATTTACGAAGCCATTGAAGTGGAAAAAGCCGGTTTGAAAGTGAATTTAAAAAAACATACAGCACTCATCTTTCCAGAAGAATTTCAACAGAAGTTAGACGAAAGCCCTGCCTTAAAAGCTGCTTTTGAAGCTTTGACGCCAGGGCGGCAAAGAGCTTATAATCTTTATTTCACCGCCGCCAAACAATCCAAAACACGGGCAGCGAGGGTTGAAAAATACACGCAGCATATACTCAATGGAAAGGGATTAAATGATGTGTAA
- a CDS encoding MFS transporter, producing the protein MTGNEILKDRRLYVIFSVTLIAVMGVASITPALPKIAGTLNLTKPQVALLISAFTFPGIFLTPVAGVLADRWGRKRVLVPALFIFALAGSAIFFFHNFYHIILLRILQGMGAAPLGSINTTLIGDYFKRQQLPKAMGYNASVLSLSTATYPLIGGLLAGVVLQKFHLTPFNLTLSIKN; encoded by the coding sequence ATGACCGGGAATGAAATATTGAAAGACAGAAGATTGTATGTGATATTCAGTGTTACCCTTATCGCGGTAATGGGGGTCGCCAGTATTACCCCGGCATTACCCAAAATAGCGGGTACCTTAAACCTGACCAAACCCCAGGTGGCTTTGCTGATCAGCGCCTTTACTTTTCCGGGCATATTTTTAACCCCGGTTGCAGGAGTCCTGGCCGATCGCTGGGGAAGGAAAAGAGTATTGGTGCCGGCCTTGTTTATTTTTGCATTGGCAGGGTCAGCCATCTTCTTTTTTCATAACTTCTATCACATTATTTTACTGCGAATATTACAGGGGATGGGCGCAGCTCCCCTAGGTTCCATTAATACGACCCTTATTGGGGATTATTTCAAGAGGCAGCAACTCCCGAAAGCAATGGGCTACAATGCCAGCGTATTAAGTTTGTCCACAGCAACCTATCCTTTGATCGGCGGATTGCTGGCAGGAGTGGTTCTTCAAAAATTTCATTTAACCCCATTTAATTTAACTTTAAGTATAAAAAATTAG
- the purH gene encoding bifunctional phosphoribosylaminoimidazolecarboxamide formyltransferase/IMP cyclohydrolase, with translation MAVKKIKSALISVFHKDGLEPIIKALHDLGVIIYSTGGTQAFLEQHGIPVQTVEGLTSYPSILDGRVKTLHPKVFGGILARREADHLEQLGQYEIPEIDLVIVDLYPFEETVAQTNDENAIIEKIDIGGISLIRAAAKNFKDVVVVPSREEYPILLELLQEKEGTTSLEDRKNLARRAFGVSSHYDTHIFNYFDDNQNSSFKQSLNHSETLRYGENPHQNAVFFGNLEDIFENLGGKAVSYNNLVDIDAAVNLMAEFEHNPPTFAILKHTNSCGLATCDTILDAWKAALAGDNISAFGGILISNTTIDLTTAKEIDQIFYEVLIAPGFEANALEYLQKKKNRILLKIKTFHRNQHSFKSLLNGVIQQDTDLKQDGREDLTTATRKAPSEQEIEDLLFASIAVKHLKSNGIALVKNKQLIGMGCGQTSRVDALNQAIKKAAQFGFDIQGAVMASDAFFPFPDCVEIADLAGVRAVIQPGGSIKDQLSIDYCDAHDMAMLMTGTRHFKH, from the coding sequence ATGGCTGTTAAAAAGATCAAATCAGCATTGATTTCCGTCTTTCACAAAGACGGGCTTGAACCTATTATTAAGGCATTGCACGACTTGGGCGTAATCATTTATTCTACAGGAGGTACCCAGGCATTTCTGGAACAGCATGGAATACCCGTCCAAACCGTTGAAGGACTCACTTCTTACCCCTCTATCCTGGATGGCCGCGTTAAAACGCTACACCCAAAAGTTTTCGGGGGCATCCTGGCGCGCAGAGAAGCTGACCATCTAGAACAGTTGGGGCAATATGAAATTCCCGAAATCGATCTGGTTATCGTTGATCTGTACCCATTTGAAGAAACAGTAGCCCAAACCAACGATGAAAATGCCATCATTGAAAAAATCGACATCGGGGGCATTTCCCTGATCCGGGCCGCCGCCAAAAATTTTAAAGACGTGGTAGTGGTTCCTTCACGTGAGGAATATCCCATTTTACTGGAACTCTTGCAGGAAAAAGAAGGTACCACTTCTTTGGAAGACAGGAAGAACCTTGCCCGAAGAGCATTCGGCGTGTCCTCCCACTACGACACCCATATTTTCAATTATTTCGACGACAACCAAAACAGTTCTTTTAAACAGAGCCTTAACCATTCGGAAACATTGCGTTATGGGGAGAATCCGCACCAAAATGCAGTCTTTTTTGGAAACCTTGAAGATATCTTTGAAAACCTTGGCGGAAAAGCCGTTTCATACAATAATCTCGTGGACATTGATGCGGCGGTAAATCTGATGGCTGAATTTGAACACAACCCGCCCACTTTTGCCATCCTCAAACACACCAACTCTTGTGGCCTGGCCACTTGTGATACCATACTTGACGCGTGGAAAGCTGCCCTGGCAGGAGATAACATTTCCGCATTCGGGGGCATTCTCATCAGTAATACAACCATTGACCTGACCACAGCAAAAGAGATTGACCAAATCTTTTACGAAGTTCTCATCGCCCCCGGTTTCGAGGCCAACGCCCTGGAATATCTGCAAAAAAAGAAAAACCGGATCCTGCTAAAAATTAAAACCTTTCATCGGAATCAACATTCATTCAAAAGCCTGCTGAACGGAGTTATCCAACAAGATACAGACCTCAAACAGGATGGTCGGGAAGACCTCACAACAGCCACCCGAAAAGCGCCGTCCGAGCAGGAAATTGAAGACCTGCTTTTTGCCAGTATTGCCGTTAAGCATTTAAAATCGAATGGGATCGCTTTAGTAAAAAACAAACAATTAATCGGTATGGGGTGCGGACAGACTTCCCGCGTGGATGCCTTGAATCAGGCCATTAAAAAAGCAGCCCAGTTCGGATTTGATATACAAGGCGCCGTAATGGCCTCCGATGCCTTTTTCCCGTTTCCCGATTGTGTGGAAATTGCCGACCTGGCCGGAGTCCGGGCGGTCATTCAGCCGGGGGGGTCCATCAAGGATCAACTCAGCATTGATTACTGTGACGCCCACGACATGGCAATGCTCATGACGGGCACCAGGCATTTTAAACACTAA
- a CDS encoding type III pantothenate kinase — translation MNLAIDIGNTRMKIGVFDGDQLVMKTVCETVEPEKIIELATNHNVENIILSTVAKGLNKTLIKILKEKYFFLELDEHTPLPVKNLYKTPATLGKDRLAAIVGAQSLSPGKNCLVIDAGSCITYDILMADGRFLGGNISPGVKMRLKAMHTFTENLPLPTDTDTDFNWGNSTETALLNGARLGTLLEMQGFIDLCANEFGKTNVFLTGGDAESFANKFKKKIFVHSNLVLIGLNKILNHNVEKK, via the coding sequence TTGAATTTAGCAATTGACATAGGTAATACAAGGATGAAGATTGGCGTTTTTGATGGGGATCAGCTCGTAATGAAAACCGTCTGTGAAACCGTTGAGCCGGAAAAAATAATTGAACTGGCAACCAACCATAACGTTGAAAACATCATCTTATCTACAGTTGCAAAAGGTTTGAATAAAACCCTTATTAAGATCCTTAAAGAAAAATATTTTTTTCTTGAGTTGGATGAACATACTCCATTACCTGTCAAAAATCTGTATAAAACGCCTGCTACCCTTGGGAAAGATCGCTTGGCGGCTATCGTCGGTGCTCAAAGTCTTTCTCCGGGAAAAAATTGTCTGGTCATCGATGCAGGAAGTTGTATCACTTATGACATCCTGATGGCAGACGGAAGATTTTTGGGAGGAAATATCAGCCCCGGGGTAAAAATGCGGTTAAAAGCAATGCACACGTTTACGGAGAATTTGCCTTTACCCACAGACACAGACACCGATTTTAACTGGGGCAACAGTACGGAAACCGCTCTTTTAAACGGGGCCAGGCTTGGAACATTACTTGAAATGCAGGGATTTATTGATCTTTGCGCTAACGAATTCGGAAAAACAAACGTCTTTTTAACAGGGGGTGATGCAGAATCTTTTGCAAATAAGTTTAAAAAAAAGATATTTGTGCATTCAAATTTAGTCCTTATTGGGCTAAATAAAATTTTGAACCATAATGTTGAAAAAAAATAA
- a CDS encoding BlaI/MecI/CopY family transcriptional regulator produces MQLTKAEEKLMKILWKLKKAFLKDLLEAFPEPRPAKTTVATLLKRMSEKEMVGYHEYGRLREYYPLVSKSDYFSKQMKGMVKNFFNNSSAQFASFFTTESNLSIEELEALQKIIAEEIKKKKS; encoded by the coding sequence ATGCAGTTGACCAAAGCGGAAGAAAAGTTGATGAAAATCCTTTGGAAATTGAAAAAAGCCTTTTTAAAGGACTTGCTGGAGGCATTCCCTGAACCCCGGCCCGCCAAAACCACGGTGGCTACCCTGCTCAAAAGAATGTCGGAAAAAGAAATGGTCGGATACCATGAATATGGCCGCTTGAGAGAATATTATCCACTGGTGAGTAAGTCAGACTATTTCTCAAAGCAAATGAAGGGAATGGTCAAAAACTTCTTCAACAATTCCTCCGCCCAGTTTGCTTCTTTTTTTACCACCGAATCTAATTTGTCCATTGAAGAATTGGAGGCCTTGCAAAAAATAATTGCCGAAGAAATTAAAAAGAAAAAATCATGA